The genomic region AGTCTGCCTCTTCTTCTGGACTGTGGAATCCTGAGGGCAGGAAGCACATGGCTCTGTCCCTCCTCATCTACCCTTAATACCatgctcagtgcctggcacagggtcAAGAGTGAAcgcatgtttgttgaatgaataaaagaaagcacAATGAGCAGAGAACAGAAAGGCAGGTACCCCTGGGGCATTTGCGGTAAGCTTCCCCTTCTTGGCACTCACCCTGGAGGGCCCTAGTCGGGGAGGCAGAGGGTGTGGGGGATCTGGGAGGCAGACTTTAGGGTGCTGCTGGTTCCTCCTCTGCCTCACCCCACCCTGCTTGTGCCTCTGTCCTGATGCTTGTCACACTCCTGGGGAGAGTTTTATAACACATGGACATGGGTTTTGGAGTCAGCCGTAGGAAGGCCATTTGAtgttgctgagcctcagtttcctcctctggaaaAGTGAGGTAAGCGGGTCTGTTTGTGAGTTGCAGTGAGGGATGGAGTGAGATGAAGCAGTGAAGTCCCCAGTCTAGGGACTGCACAGGGCAAGCCCCACCACATTCTGAGGCAGCCACATCACTTCTCCAAAGGTGATTTAAGGCATCAGGGCCCAACACAGCGGCTGGCACCCAATTGGTGCTTGATAACCAGCAGTCGTTTTCAGAGGGCTCCCTCCACATCAGGCACTGCCCCAGTCATTTTTATACATTCCTGATAAGGACGGTAGTTCCCACGATCGTCCCATTGTAAAGATGAGgcagctgaggctcagaaaggtctCCTGACTCGCCCAAGGCCATGCAGCTAGGAGTGGAGGAGCCCAGTGTCTGCAGGGTTGGACTCCAGAGTCATGTGGCAAAACTCTCCCGAGGGCAGAGACTGGGCTCCTTTTGGACCCCCTGGGATGTCTGGCATACGGGAGGTGTACATCAGGGTTTGTGAAAGGAACAGAGGGTGTGACGCCTCATGCCCCACTCCAGGGCCCTCTGGGCGTGAGGGAGAAAGTCCCAGGCCCTGAGTCCCTCTGCGGCAGCGTCTCTGGAAGGGGTCTGGCTAGCCTCTGTCCCCTTTCCCAGCCTGGCCGGTCCTAAGTGCTGCCTGTGAGACAGTGGGATGGGCCCGGGCACAGCTCTGTCCCTCCTCTCCTGCAGGGCCCCGGCAACCTGATCTTCATTGGCTGCACATATCCTTGGAGATGGGGCACCAGCAGCCCAAACACAGGCGGGCAGAGCTGCAGGCAGACTCTTTCCTtcccccctgccctccccctactGCCATGAGGGAGCTGTTCACCTCCCACAACCAGGCCTGCTGGAAGGAGCGCATCCAGAAGGAGACTGCCACCAGGGTGGCCTGGAACATCAGCTATGGTCACAAGTACCTGAAGGAGAGGCCCTTGCCCAGGAAGCAGCCCCAGCAGGGCCCCCCCAGGTCAGCCTCGGGACCAGGCCCCGTGCCTTCCACCAGCTCCCCGGACAGCAAGGAGGTGCGGGGTGCATGGCCAGAGACAAAGGGACTCCAGAGTCAGCTGTCCAGGGGAGTGGGTGTCCAGGGCCCCCCACCCAAGGGAGACAGAGTCTGGGATGCCCAAGGGGCAGCCCAGGGCGCAGCGGGCCAGACCAGGCCAGAGGGCTTGGAAATGAGGGTCGTCCCCCCAGGCATcctgcagctgctcttccaggGCATCTCCCACGAGGGCCAAGGCCGGGCCCGGTACCTCAGGGAGCGGAAACGGCAGCAGCCTCGGGAGAAGTACCGGTACCCGATCCTGTCATCCTGGGAGTACGGCTGGCACGTGGGTAAGGACCACCGCCGTCCTGCCGCTGCGGGCCTTTGGCAGGAAGCATGgcctccctccccagcctcttccttccccacccctcactcGCCGGTGCATGGCCCTGGCTCACCATTGCCCACACGGCCAGGTACCTTCACCCTTGTGGGCCTTTGCGTGTTCTGGTCTTTCCACCTGGGGTGCTGTCTCCTGTTCCTCCCTCTTCCTGGCTAACTTTTAGTGTCACCTCCTCGAGGAAGTCTTCTGAGAATCCTCCAGGCAGAATTAGTTGAGCCCCCTTGTGTGCCTCTGCAGCTTTTTGAGCCTGTGAAAGCACTGGGCCACAGCATCACCGTTTCTTGCATATCCTTCTGGCCTGGTGAGCATTTAGTTCACGTCATTATTTCAATGGCtgtgaaatgaatgaacaaatgaatgaatgaatgaacatggaCTGGGTTATACAGAACTTGATTTGGAATCAAGAAGTCTGAGTTCAAGTCCTGATGCCACTACCTCTGAATTGTGTGATCTTAGGCCAAGAGCcttaatctctctgggcctcagtttccgcATTTGATAAATGACGATAAAATAGAACCTGCCCTCCTGTCACAGAGTTTTAGGGAAATCAGATGGGGAAGTATGTTGAATTGGAATTATCCTCACAAATCCTGGTGAGGCTTGAGtaggacattcattcattcaacatctggtcctttatttatttaggaCAGCCACACAGAGGAAGATCTGGAGATCCCTGAAATGAGTTAGAGAAGAGTGCCCAGGGAGCTCACTTGAAATTAGGAGCCCTGGGTTTCAattctagttcattcattcattcaacacatctttattgagcacctgaTAACGTATCAGGCACTTTTTCCGCCTGGGGATGGAGCAGAGAACAAGACAGACATGGCCCATGTCCTCACAGAACACAATCCACAAACACAGAGCAATGATTTAGTGTCACACAGTGGTGCATGCTGTAGAGCAGCGCGTTACAAACTTTACTGTGCGCACAAGTCACAGGGTCTCTTATTAAAGTGCAGGTTCTAATTCagtgggaggtggagggagggatggCATCGAGACTCTGCATTTCTCACAAGCTCCCAGATGCTGCTGCTACAGCTGGTCTGGAGACCACACATTGAGTATTGGGGTGATAAAGTTTGGAAATATGTCAGGAGAAAGGGGTTGGAAACGGGGGCTGCTCTGGTAGGCAGGACGGACAGAGAAGGGCCACTGGGGAGGGGACGTTTGAGCAGATCCCTGAGTAGTATCTTCTCCTTGGGGATTCCCCTAAGAAAGACCTGACTTCCCATGTCCACAGAGCGATTCTCAGTCTGAGCCCCATGTAGTGTCCCCCATACTCCTCCTCCTTTGCCTTGGCCCCTTGGATCCATGGCCATTGCCTGTGAAGCCACCGCTAATCAtagttgccagatttagcaaataaaagcaCAGGGTGCCCgttcaaatttgaatttcagataaatgacgaataaatttttagtataagtatgtcccatgatATGTTTTGGAAATTCAAATCCATCtgagcatcctgtattttatccagcAGCTCCATGCCAGCCGGTTCTGGATGCTCCCTGGGCACTAGAGCCGGGTTCGGGTCAGAGACCGGGAGACTGGTTTCCTCCCTGGTAGCTGTGCTTGAGTCCAGAGTTGCTCACAGTGTCTCTGGAACATTCTGTAAGCTTTTGACCTCAGACCCCTAACCCACACCCGGTTCAGGGATCAGATGGGGAGGAGATGCCACACGTCCTGCTGACCACGCCTGCCCTCTCCCTGCAGTTACACGCGGGAGCTGCCATCATCCCAGGGGGTGCAAATGACCCCGGGAAAGAGGGGTTGAAAGCATTGGCTGGGCAACAGCTGAGTCAGCCCCAAATGCCCTTTTACACATATAAAGCACCAGtctagtgcctggtacatagtaactATTCAGTGAATGgtggtcattattattattattattattatcagcagcagcagcagcagcagcagcattatTAGTGGTTCAACAGTCAGGATTTGCAGGCTATGGGCATTTGGGTAGCAAGGAACAAGTTCAGCCTTGGGCACTGGAATGAGTGGGGTATCCCTGGACAATGGAGAGAAATGCGATTGAGGGTTAAGGGAGCTTGGGGTAGAGATAGGGTCAAAATATTTAACCACTGGAATGGCATGAGTGGTACTCACCAGAAGAGATCCCAGCCATTGGGGCCAAAGCAGGGTCTCGAGAGCCTCACTCTGTGCCAGGCTTTAGTTATCAGATCATGGGAAGGTCTGGGGTTCCTGAAGTAGGAGTTGGGGGCCCTTGGGGCAGCAGCTGTTCCTAACTGGTACAGAAGTCTCTCAGGACTGGAACAACCAAGCAATTGTACCAGGCGTCCCTGCGGATCCCCGCCCTCTGGGTTGGTGTGGGGCTGGTCAGCAGAGTGGTGGCCCTGCTCACCCAGGCCTCTTCTCTGTT from Choloepus didactylus isolate mChoDid1 chromosome 1, mChoDid1.pri, whole genome shotgun sequence harbors:
- the LOC119506097 gene encoding protein ATP6V1FNB — encoded protein: MRELFTSHNQACWKERIQKETATRVAWNISYGHKYLKERPLPRKQPQQGPPRSASGPGPVPSTSSPDSKEVRGAWPETKGLQSQLSRGVGVQGPPPKGDRVWDAQGAAQGAAGQTRPEGLEMRVVPPGILQLLFQGISHEGQGRARYLRERKRQQPREKYRYPILSSWEYGWHVGDAVKDAKAPTYGRAKPITETFYIKSGIFPCPRRTDQLM